A genome region from Triticum aestivum cultivar Chinese Spring chromosome 2B, IWGSC CS RefSeq v2.1, whole genome shotgun sequence includes the following:
- the LOC123045572 gene encoding uncharacterized protein has translation MASPMVATPIRLSSLRYAPPSPAPRGRFVAARVRASAEAMATEKLGVRVERNPAESRLSELGVRQWPKWGCDKSKFPWTYSAKETCYLLQGKVKVYPDGEEGFVEIAAGDLVVFPKGMSCTWDVTEAVDKHYKFE, from the exons ATGGCGAGCCCAATGGTGGCAACCCCAATCCGCCTCAGCAGCCTCAGATACGCCCCTCCTTCCCCAGCACCCAGAGGACGGTTCGTGGCGGCGAGGGTGAGGGCGTCGGCGGAGGCGATGGCGACGGAGAAGCTCGGCGTCAGGGTGGAGCGCAACCCGGCCGAGTCCCGCCTCTCCGAGCTCGGCGTCCGCCAGTGGCCCAA GTGGGGGTGCGATAAGAGCAAGTTCCCGTGGACCTACTCGGCCAAGGAGACGTGCTACCTGCTGCAGGGGAAGGTGAAGGTGTACCCGGACGGTGAGGAGGGGTTCGTGGAGATCGCGGCGGGGGACCTGGTGGTCTTCCCCAAGGGGATGAGCTGCACCTGGGACGTCACCGAGGCCGTCGACAAGCACTACAAGTTCGAGTAG
- the LOC123041447 gene encoding uncharacterized protein: MAARLLFPFFLILLVGSHGAFASVQETCAKAMEGSEHKNLESFCVTTLQAAPASASADAKGLAVIATNLTLANYTAAVATIKELQRRGGWSDKQQAALATCRRRYIEALNVVHSAVHALATGRKQAYVAEMGAVRRSATDCDGAFGGGAAAAKRGEAPLRKVNDDAENLTTMAMLIVITL; encoded by the coding sequence ATGGCAGCCAGGCTCCTCTTCCCTTTCTTCCTCATCCTTCTCGTTGGCTCCCACGGGGCGTTTGCCTCCGTGCAGGAGACGTGCGCGAAGGCGATGGAGGGATCGGAGCACAAGAACCTTGAGTCCTTCTGCGTGACGACGCTCCAGGCGGCGCCCGCGAGCGCCTCCGCGGACGCGAAAGGGCTGGCCGTGATCGCCACGAACCTGACGCTGGCCAACTACACGGCGGCGGTGGCCACAATCAAAGAGCTGcaacggcgcgggggctggtcggACAAGCAGCAGGCCGCGCTGGCCACGTGCCGCCGGCGGTACATCGAGGCGCTGAACGTGGTGCACAGCGCCGTCCACGCGCTGGCCACCGGGCGGAAGCAGGCGTACGTGGCCGAGATGGGCGCCGTCAGGAGGTCGGCCACCGACTGCGACGGCGCGTTCGGTGGTGGCGCCGCCGCGGCGAAGCGGGGGGAGGCGCCTCTGCGCAAGGTGAACGACGACGCGGAAAACCTGACCACCATGGCCATGCTGATCGTGATCACGCTGTAG